One genomic segment of Streptomyces sp. RKND-216 includes these proteins:
- a CDS encoding M20 family metallo-hydrolase has translation MSHGPVPAVPACSVERLRADFDRLAEFHDPERPGWTRGAFSPFYAASRDWMASRMSAAGLTVRRDAVDNLIGTLPGARTDAPALVTGSHTDTVEGGGRFDGIIGVLGALEAVRTLADAGIALEHELRVVDFFNEEPNQFGLSCVGSRALVGEVTRKHLDLDDGAGETLRDALARVGGSPDDLPEARWSGDDVAAFLELHIEQGPVLEHEGLPVAVVSAIAGIDRYRVEFTGRPDHAGATPMDYRYDASCAAAETVLAVERLAADEGTGVATTGRIEIEPGAPNVVPGRARLWVEFRSGEREWLDDCGRGLHEAARAAAERRGVQADVHSLSASDPVAADTRIRELLERGNTRLGLPHRTMFSGAGHDAAHMARLAPMGMLFVPSHGGRSHCPEEWTDLEQVATGARALAQGLVEVDRARRRDAAPGEDGTVL, from the coding sequence ATGTCCCACGGACCGGTCCCCGCAGTCCCCGCCTGCTCGGTGGAGCGGCTGCGCGCCGACTTCGATCGCCTCGCGGAGTTCCACGACCCCGAACGGCCGGGATGGACGCGCGGCGCGTTCTCCCCGTTCTACGCGGCCTCCCGCGACTGGATGGCCTCCCGCATGAGTGCGGCGGGCCTGACGGTACGCCGGGACGCGGTCGACAACCTCATCGGCACCCTCCCCGGAGCGCGCACCGACGCTCCCGCACTCGTCACCGGCTCGCACACCGACACCGTCGAGGGCGGCGGACGCTTCGACGGCATCATCGGTGTGCTCGGGGCCCTCGAAGCCGTACGGACCCTCGCCGACGCGGGCATCGCCCTGGAACACGAGCTGCGGGTCGTCGACTTCTTCAACGAGGAGCCGAACCAGTTCGGTCTCAGCTGCGTGGGAAGCCGTGCCCTGGTCGGCGAGGTGACGCGGAAGCACCTGGACCTGGACGACGGTGCGGGGGAGACGCTGCGCGACGCCCTCGCCCGGGTGGGCGGTTCGCCTGATGACCTGCCGGAAGCCCGGTGGTCCGGTGACGACGTCGCCGCGTTCCTCGAACTGCACATCGAACAGGGGCCGGTGCTGGAACACGAAGGGCTGCCGGTGGCCGTGGTGAGCGCCATCGCGGGCATCGACCGCTACCGGGTCGAGTTCACCGGGCGGCCGGACCACGCGGGCGCCACCCCGATGGACTATCGCTACGACGCCTCCTGCGCGGCGGCGGAGACCGTTCTGGCCGTGGAGCGGCTCGCTGCCGACGAGGGCACCGGCGTCGCCACCACCGGGCGGATCGAGATCGAGCCCGGCGCGCCGAACGTCGTCCCGGGGCGCGCCCGCCTGTGGGTCGAGTTCCGGTCCGGGGAACGGGAGTGGCTGGACGACTGCGGCCGGGGGCTTCACGAGGCGGCACGGGCCGCCGCGGAGCGACGCGGCGTCCAGGCGGACGTCCACAGCCTCTCCGCCTCCGACCCGGTCGCCGCCGACACGCGGATACGGGAACTCCTCGAGCGGGGCAACACGCGCCTGGGCCTGCCGCATCGCACGATGTTCTCCGGCGCCGGGCACGACGCCGCACACATGGCCCGGCTGGCGCCCATGGGCATGCTGTTCGTCCCCTCCCACGGCGGCCGCAGCCACTGCCCCGAGGAGTGGACCGACCTCGAACAGGTAGCGACGGGAGCCCGTGCTCTGGCACAGGGCCTCGTCGAAGTCGACCGCGCACGACGCCGCGACGCGGCACCCGGAGAGGACGGCACCGTCCTCTGA
- a CDS encoding branched-chain amino acid aminotransferase produces MTLTAPEGSVAPPVAQQPARRPGHGDAFTAHMVATDWTASRGWATPELQPLENLSLHPGTLGLHYAQVVFEGLKAHRRVDGGMSVFRPWDHARRFRRSARRLAMPELPEELFVSSIEQLVATDEGMLSDDPSHSIYLRPLMFGADANLMLRPSEQYRYLLMAFVAGGFFGQDVETVSVWVSHEHSRAIPGGTGNVKCAGNYAGSFVAQRAAQEAGCQQVVWLDPVERRWVEEMGGMNMFFVRGSGPGAEIVTPELSGSLLPGVTRDTLLALAERAGYTAREERISLDQWRDECARGVITEVFASGTAAVVTPVGEVRDEGGDWVIGDGRPGPVTLQLRQQLVDLHHGTLADPDGWLHRIS; encoded by the coding sequence ATGACCCTCACCGCCCCTGAAGGCTCCGTCGCTCCGCCCGTCGCACAGCAGCCCGCCCGTCGCCCGGGCCACGGCGACGCGTTCACCGCGCACATGGTCGCCACCGACTGGACCGCGTCCCGGGGCTGGGCCACTCCCGAACTGCAGCCCCTGGAGAACCTCAGTCTGCACCCCGGGACGCTCGGCCTGCACTACGCGCAGGTGGTCTTCGAAGGGCTCAAGGCGCACCGCCGGGTGGACGGCGGCATGTCCGTCTTCCGCCCCTGGGACCACGCCCGCCGGTTCCGGCGTTCGGCGCGCCGGCTGGCGATGCCGGAACTGCCGGAGGAGCTGTTCGTCTCGTCGATCGAGCAGCTGGTCGCGACGGACGAGGGGATGCTGTCCGACGACCCGTCGCACAGCATCTACCTGCGGCCGCTGATGTTCGGTGCCGACGCCAACCTGATGCTGCGGCCCTCGGAGCAGTACCGGTACCTGCTCATGGCGTTCGTCGCCGGCGGCTTCTTCGGCCAGGACGTCGAGACCGTCTCGGTCTGGGTCAGTCACGAGCACAGCCGCGCCATCCCCGGCGGCACCGGGAACGTCAAGTGCGCCGGCAACTACGCCGGCTCGTTCGTGGCCCAGCGCGCCGCCCAGGAGGCCGGCTGCCAGCAGGTGGTGTGGCTGGACCCGGTGGAGCGCCGCTGGGTGGAGGAGATGGGCGGCATGAACATGTTCTTCGTCCGGGGCAGCGGCCCCGGCGCGGAGATCGTCACGCCGGAGCTGAGCGGTTCGCTGCTGCCCGGCGTCACCCGCGACACGCTGCTGGCGCTCGCCGAGCGGGCCGGCTACACGGCCAGGGAGGAACGCATCAGCCTGGACCAGTGGCGTGACGAGTGCGCCCGCGGCGTCATCACGGAGGTCTTCGCCTCGGGCACGGCGGCCGTGGTGACGCCGGTCGGCGAGGTGCGCGACGAGGGCGGCGACTGGGTCATCGGCGACGGCAGGCCGGGGCCGGTCACCCTGCAGCTGCGGCAGCAGCTGGTCGACCTCCACCACGGCACCCTAGCGGACCCCGACGGCTGGCTGCACCGCATCTCCTGA
- a CDS encoding AbgT family transporter: MPLTLRSRANDVSSRMLGGIERVGNKLPHPFILFVYLALLVIVASGVTSLFDVTVENPESGETEPVRSLLTGDGLVYMLTSALDNFVQFPPLGLVVVMMLGIGLAQQVGLIESAVKRVILAAPPRLVTAAVVLTGICGNLASDAAFIVIPPLAALVFRAVGRHPLAGLAAGFTAAGAGFSANFFVAGTDVLLSGLSTEAAGIVDSGAEVSPVANWYFMVASVVVLTLIGVFVTEKIVEPRLGTYRGEDEEDDAAALERSQVTPEQRRGLRNALLAIGAYLLFVVACVIPSSSPLRGEGGSLVESPLLDGIVPLLFLLFVVGAVAYGVTVNALRSSGDVPRYMAEAAKNLGGFLVLIFAAAQAIAYFEWSRLGLWVAVNGAELMESLDVSGVGGLVGFSLITLVLSLLIASGSGLWAIEAPIFVPMFMLQDVNPAYVQLAYRIADSSTNCIVPLSPYVAIMLGFIQQYDRRAGLGTLFALVLPYTVAFYVGWMLLFVAWLLLGIPIGPGEALHLS; encoded by the coding sequence ATGCCGCTCACCTTGAGAAGTCGCGCCAACGATGTCTCCAGCAGGATGCTCGGCGGCATCGAACGGGTCGGCAACAAACTCCCCCACCCGTTCATCCTGTTCGTCTATCTCGCCCTCCTCGTCATCGTCGCCTCCGGTGTGACGAGCCTGTTCGACGTCACCGTGGAGAACCCGGAGAGCGGCGAGACCGAGCCTGTCCGCAGCCTGCTCACGGGTGACGGCCTCGTCTACATGCTGACGTCGGCGCTCGACAACTTCGTGCAGTTCCCGCCGCTGGGCCTGGTGGTGGTCATGATGCTCGGCATCGGCCTCGCCCAGCAGGTCGGACTGATCGAGTCGGCCGTCAAACGGGTGATCCTGGCCGCGCCGCCCCGCCTGGTGACGGCCGCCGTCGTCCTCACCGGCATTTGCGGAAACCTCGCGTCCGACGCGGCCTTCATCGTCATCCCGCCGCTGGCGGCGCTCGTCTTCCGCGCCGTGGGCCGGCATCCGCTGGCGGGGCTTGCCGCCGGGTTCACCGCGGCCGGCGCCGGATTCTCGGCGAACTTCTTCGTCGCCGGCACCGACGTTCTGCTGTCCGGGCTCTCCACCGAGGCCGCCGGCATCGTGGACTCCGGGGCCGAGGTGTCCCCGGTCGCGAACTGGTACTTCATGGTCGCCTCGGTCGTGGTCCTCACCCTCATCGGCGTGTTCGTCACCGAGAAGATCGTGGAACCCCGTCTGGGCACCTACCGGGGCGAGGACGAGGAGGACGACGCCGCAGCCCTGGAACGGTCCCAGGTGACTCCCGAGCAGCGCCGGGGCCTGCGCAACGCCCTGCTGGCGATCGGTGCCTACCTGCTCTTCGTCGTCGCGTGCGTGATTCCCTCCTCCTCGCCGCTGCGGGGCGAGGGCGGCTCGCTGGTCGAGTCGCCGCTCCTGGACGGCATCGTCCCGCTGCTCTTCCTGCTGTTCGTGGTGGGGGCGGTGGCCTACGGTGTCACCGTCAACGCGCTGCGCAGCAGCGGCGACGTGCCCAGGTACATGGCGGAGGCCGCGAAGAACCTCGGCGGCTTCCTCGTCCTGATCTTCGCCGCAGCGCAGGCCATCGCCTACTTCGAGTGGAGCCGGCTCGGCCTGTGGGTCGCCGTCAACGGCGCCGAGCTGATGGAGAGCCTGGACGTCTCGGGTGTGGGCGGGCTCGTCGGCTTCAGCCTGATCACCCTCGTGCTGAGCCTTCTCATCGCGAGCGGTTCCGGGCTGTGGGCCATCGAAGCGCCCATCTTCGTACCGATGTTCATGCTGCAGGACGTCAACCCGGCCTACGTGCAGCTCGCCTACCGCATAGCCGACTCGTCGACGAACTGCATCGTCCCGCTGAGCCCGTACGTCGCGATCATGCTCGGCTTCATCCAGCAGTACGACAGGCGGGCGGGCCTGGGAACCCTCTTCGCGCTGGTCCTGCCGTACACCGTGGCGTTCTACGTCGGCTGGATGCTGCTGTTCGTGGCCTGGCTGCTCCTCGGCATACCCATCGGTCCCGGCGAGGCGCTCCACCTGTCCTGA
- a CDS encoding IclR family transcriptional regulator, with protein MPGEPRSSSFARGLNVLAAVVDGGPQRADEVAARTGLSTSSVYRFVRRLVDDGFLEADGHGTYRVGPRLSRLQDGPGTGQTLRSLALPFLRDLVTETSETVLLTVPAGLSALVVESLDSPHSMRLSFAPGTLRPLHAGASAKALLAFAPQDVIDRVLGGRLERFTPGTPAKATLRTQLARIREQGYVVSRGEVDPHAVAIGVPVLPQGRLACALSIAGPEHRFDGNRAHTEVRALTAAARAFASRIEQSARTLPAPPYSTT; from the coding sequence ATGCCCGGCGAACCGCGTTCCTCCTCGTTCGCGAGAGGGCTGAACGTCCTCGCCGCCGTCGTCGACGGCGGGCCGCAACGTGCCGACGAGGTGGCCGCGCGCACCGGGCTCTCCACCAGCTCCGTCTACCGGTTCGTCCGCAGGCTCGTCGACGACGGATTCCTGGAGGCCGACGGGCACGGAACGTACCGCGTCGGCCCGCGGCTGTCCCGTCTCCAGGACGGCCCGGGCACCGGCCAGACCCTCCGCTCCCTGGCCCTCCCCTTCCTGCGCGACCTGGTGACCGAGACCTCCGAGACCGTGCTGCTCACGGTGCCCGCCGGCCTCTCGGCGCTGGTCGTGGAGAGCCTCGACTCCCCGCACTCCATGCGCCTGTCCTTCGCGCCCGGGACGCTGCGGCCACTCCACGCCGGAGCCTCCGCGAAGGCCCTGCTCGCCTTCGCGCCGCAGGACGTGATCGACCGGGTCCTCGGCGGGCGCCTGGAGCGGTTCACACCCGGTACGCCGGCCAAGGCCACGCTGCGCACGCAGCTGGCCCGGATCCGCGAGCAGGGCTATGTCGTCAGCCGTGGCGAGGTCGACCCGCACGCCGTGGCCATCGGCGTACCCGTCCTGCCGCAGGGGCGGCTGGCCTGCGCCCTCAGCATCGCCGGGCCGGAGCACCGTTTCGACGGGAACCGCGCGCACACCGAGGTCCGGGCCCTCACCGCCGCCGCCCGCGCCTTCGCGTCCCGGATCGAGCAATCGGCCCGGACGCTCCCCGCACCTCCGTACAGCACCACCTGA
- the scpA gene encoding methylmalonyl-CoA mutase, protein MSIPDFSEIDLGSPTAHGGPDAWRTAVKQATGADDPLWETPEGIPVKSLYTADDLEGLDFLGTYPGAAPYLRGPYPTMYVNQPWTIRQYAGFSTAEESNSFYRRNLAAGQKGLSVAFDLPTHRGYDSDHPRVTGDVGMAGVAIDSIYDMRQLFDGIPLDRMTVSMTMNGAVLPVLALYIVAAEEQGVPAEKLAGTIQNDILKEFMVRNTYIYPPKPSMRIISDIFAFTSQRMPRYNSISISGYHIQEAGATADLELAYTLADGVEYIRTGMAAGLDVDAFAPRLSFFWAIGMNFFMEVAKLRAARLLWAKLVRQFDPKNAKSLSLRTHSQTSGWSLTAQDVYNNVTRTCVEAMAATQGHTQSLHTNALDEALALPTDFSARIARNTQLLIQQESGTTRVIDPWGGSAYVEKLTHDLARRAWQHIQEVEEAGGMAQAIDAGIPKLRIEEAAARTQARIDSGRQPVIGVNKYRVDSDEQIDVLKVDNSSVRAQQVEKLRRLRAERDETACRDALDALTRAASGEGNLLELAVNAARAKATVGEISDALEKVYGRHASQIRTISGVYRNEAGESPSVERTRGLVATFEEAEGRRPRILVAKMGQDGHDRGQKVIATAFADLGFDVDVGPLFQTPAEVARQAVEADVHVVGVSSLAAGHLTLVPALKEQLAEEGREDIMIVVGGVIPPQDVETLREMGAAAVFPPGTVIPDAAYDLVEQLAAGLGHDR, encoded by the coding sequence ATGAGCATCCCCGACTTCTCCGAGATCGACCTGGGCTCCCCGACCGCTCACGGCGGCCCGGACGCGTGGCGTACGGCCGTCAAGCAGGCCACCGGCGCGGACGATCCGCTGTGGGAGACGCCCGAGGGCATCCCGGTCAAGTCCCTGTACACGGCCGATGACCTGGAAGGGCTGGACTTCCTCGGCACCTACCCCGGCGCCGCCCCGTACCTGCGCGGCCCGTACCCGACGATGTACGTCAACCAGCCGTGGACCATCCGCCAGTACGCGGGCTTCTCCACGGCCGAGGAGTCCAACTCCTTCTACCGCCGCAACCTGGCGGCCGGGCAGAAGGGCCTGTCGGTCGCCTTCGACCTGCCCACGCACCGCGGTTACGACAGCGACCACCCGCGCGTCACCGGGGACGTCGGCATGGCGGGCGTGGCGATCGACTCGATCTACGACATGCGTCAGCTCTTCGACGGCATCCCGCTGGACAGGATGACCGTCTCGATGACGATGAACGGCGCCGTGCTGCCGGTGCTGGCGCTGTACATCGTGGCGGCCGAGGAACAGGGTGTGCCGGCCGAGAAGCTGGCGGGGACCATCCAGAACGACATCCTCAAGGAGTTCATGGTCCGCAACACCTACATCTACCCGCCGAAGCCGTCGATGCGGATCATCTCCGACATCTTCGCCTTCACCTCCCAGCGGATGCCGCGGTACAACTCCATCTCCATCTCCGGCTACCACATTCAGGAGGCCGGGGCGACGGCCGACCTGGAGCTGGCCTACACCCTCGCCGACGGCGTGGAGTACATCCGCACCGGGATGGCGGCGGGGCTGGACGTGGACGCCTTCGCCCCGCGGCTCTCCTTCTTCTGGGCCATCGGCATGAACTTCTTCATGGAGGTCGCGAAGCTGCGCGCCGCGCGCCTGCTGTGGGCGAAGCTGGTCCGGCAGTTCGACCCGAAGAACGCCAAGTCGCTCTCGCTGCGCACCCATTCGCAGACCTCCGGGTGGTCGCTGACCGCGCAGGACGTGTACAATAACGTCACCCGTACCTGCGTCGAGGCGATGGCCGCCACCCAGGGGCACACGCAGTCGCTGCACACCAACGCCCTCGACGAGGCGCTGGCCCTGCCCACCGACTTCTCCGCGCGGATCGCCCGCAACACGCAGCTGCTCATCCAGCAGGAGTCCGGCACGACCCGGGTCATCGACCCGTGGGGCGGCAGCGCCTACGTGGAGAAGCTGACCCACGACCTGGCGCGCCGGGCCTGGCAGCACATCCAGGAGGTCGAGGAGGCCGGCGGGATGGCACAGGCGATCGACGCCGGCATCCCCAAGCTGCGCATCGAGGAGGCGGCCGCCCGCACCCAGGCCCGGATCGACTCCGGGCGCCAGCCGGTGATCGGGGTCAACAAGTACCGCGTCGACAGCGACGAGCAGATCGACGTCCTCAAGGTGGACAACTCCTCGGTCCGCGCCCAGCAGGTCGAGAAGCTGCGGCGGCTGCGCGCGGAGCGCGACGAGACCGCCTGCCGGGACGCGCTCGACGCGCTCACCCGGGCCGCCAGCGGTGAGGGCAACCTGCTGGAGCTGGCCGTGAACGCGGCCCGCGCGAAGGCCACCGTCGGCGAGATCTCGGACGCCCTGGAGAAGGTGTACGGGCGGCACGCGAGCCAGATCCGTACCATCTCGGGGGTGTACCGCAACGAAGCCGGCGAGTCCCCGTCCGTGGAGCGCACCCGTGGTCTGGTGGCCACGTTCGAGGAGGCAGAGGGCCGGCGTCCGCGCATCCTGGTCGCCAAGATGGGCCAGGACGGCCACGACCGCGGCCAGAAGGTGATCGCCACCGCCTTCGCCGACCTCGGCTTCGACGTGGACGTCGGCCCGCTGTTCCAGACCCCCGCCGAAGTCGCCCGGCAGGCCGTGGAGGCGGACGTGCACGTCGTCGGTGTCTCGTCCCTGGCGGCGGGGCACCTCACCCTCGTCCCGGCGCTCAAGGAGCAGCTGGCCGAGGAGGGGCGCGAGGACATCATGATCGTGGTCGGCGGCGTGATCCCGCCGCAGGACGTGGAGACCCTGCGGGAGATGGGGGCGGCCGCAGTGTTCCCGCCGGGCACGGTGATCCCGGACGCGGCGTACGACCTGGTGGAGCAGTTGGCGGCCGGCCTCGGACACGACCGCTGA
- the meaB gene encoding methylmalonyl Co-A mutase-associated GTPase MeaB, translating into MAIDLDTYVKGVLAGKRAVVARAITLVESTRPQHRALAQELLTELLPHSGRARRIGVSGVPGVGKSTFIDAFGTMLTSLGHRVAVLAVDPSSSRTGGSILGDKTRMERLAVDPAAFVRPSPTAGTLGGVARASRESLVVMEAAGYDVVLVETVGVGQSETAVANMVDSFLLLTLARTGDQLQGIKKGVLELADVIAVNKADGPHEREARAAGRELAGALRLMHGKDAFWTPPVLSCSARESTGLDTVWERLEEHRSRLEASGRLAGKRRDQQVDWTWAMVRDELLGRLHADPEVRRLSPALEQQVRDGDLTATRAAEHILDAFRAAPSQGAADDGRS; encoded by the coding sequence ATGGCCATCGACCTCGACACGTACGTCAAGGGCGTCCTCGCGGGGAAGCGGGCCGTCGTCGCGCGCGCCATCACGCTCGTGGAGTCCACGCGCCCGCAGCACCGCGCGCTCGCGCAGGAGCTGCTGACCGAACTCCTGCCGCACAGCGGCCGGGCGCGTCGGATCGGCGTCAGCGGCGTACCGGGCGTGGGCAAGTCGACGTTCATCGACGCGTTCGGCACGATGCTCACCTCGCTCGGGCACCGGGTGGCGGTCCTGGCGGTCGACCCCTCGTCCAGCCGCACGGGGGGCTCCATCCTCGGCGACAAGACCCGCATGGAACGGCTCGCCGTCGACCCGGCGGCCTTCGTCCGCCCCTCCCCCACCGCCGGCACGCTCGGCGGGGTGGCCAGGGCGAGCCGCGAGTCGCTCGTGGTGATGGAGGCAGCCGGCTACGACGTGGTGCTGGTGGAGACGGTCGGGGTCGGCCAGTCGGAGACCGCGGTCGCGAACATGGTCGACTCGTTCCTGCTGCTCACACTGGCCCGTACCGGCGACCAGCTGCAGGGCATCAAGAAGGGCGTCCTGGAACTCGCCGACGTCATCGCCGTCAACAAGGCGGACGGCCCGCACGAACGCGAAGCCCGCGCCGCCGGGCGCGAACTGGCGGGCGCACTGCGGCTGATGCACGGCAAGGACGCGTTCTGGACGCCGCCCGTGCTCAGTTGCAGCGCCCGGGAGTCGACCGGCCTGGACACCGTCTGGGAACGCCTGGAGGAGCACCGGTCCCGGCTGGAGGCGTCCGGCCGCCTTGCGGGGAAGCGCCGCGACCAGCAGGTCGACTGGACCTGGGCGATGGTCCGCGACGAACTCCTCGGCCGCCTCCATGCCGACCCCGAGGTCCGGCGCCTCTCCCCCGCCCTGGAACAGCAGGTCAGGGACGGCGACCTGACGGCGACCCGGGCGGCCGAGCACATCCTCGACGCGTTCCGCGCGGCCCCGTCGCAGGGCGCCGCCGACGACGGCCGGAGCTGA
- a CDS encoding methylmalonyl-CoA mutase family protein, with product MTAPPDDRLELASEFPDVTHEQWQRLVAGVLRKTGKDIEGAEAEKALSTAVEDGIATLPLYTAADPAPDPGLPGFAPFVRGGRAEGNTVGGWGVRQRHAGADRSAVLADLENGVTSLWLSVGEDSIPVDALARVLDGVYLDLAPVVLDAGAAFEPAARELLRLCTERGVAEDAVRGNLGGDPLGHQARTGQETGFAAVTSLARQCTEQYPHLRALTVDAMPYHEAGGSAAQELGCALATGVASLRELTAAGLSAAEACAQLEFRFAATADQFLTIAKLRAARRLWARVAEVCGVPEAGAQVQHAVTSPVMMTRRDPWVNMLRTTVAALAAGAGGADSVTVLPFDHALGLPDAFARRIARNTSTILIEESHLARVTDPAGGSWYVEHLTDELARKGWEFFRTIERAGGQAAALRSGRLAEELSDTWQARSGRLARRREPVTGVSEFPHLDEKPLVRDPAPGRPAGGLPRVRRDDAYEALRARSDAHLAAAGRRPRVFLATIGPAAAHTARASFASNLFQAGGIEPVTQGTFRESGTTEVCLCSSDELYEEHAQAVAEELRAAGASHVFLAGRPGPYPGVDTYVHAGCDAVAVLSAVLDRREESR from the coding sequence ATGACGGCCCCGCCTGACGACCGGCTCGAGCTGGCTTCCGAGTTCCCCGACGTGACCCATGAGCAGTGGCAGCGCCTAGTGGCGGGCGTACTGCGGAAGACGGGCAAGGACATCGAGGGGGCCGAGGCCGAGAAAGCGCTGTCCACCGCGGTGGAGGACGGCATCGCCACTCTGCCGCTGTACACCGCCGCCGACCCCGCTCCCGACCCGGGACTGCCGGGGTTCGCGCCGTTCGTCCGCGGCGGCCGGGCCGAGGGGAACACCGTCGGCGGCTGGGGCGTACGGCAGCGACACGCGGGAGCCGACAGGTCCGCGGTGCTCGCGGACCTGGAGAACGGCGTCACCTCGCTGTGGCTCTCGGTGGGCGAGGACAGCATCCCGGTCGACGCACTCGCCCGGGTCCTCGACGGCGTCTACCTCGACCTGGCACCCGTCGTCCTGGACGCGGGCGCCGCTTTCGAGCCCGCCGCGCGGGAGCTGCTGCGCCTGTGCACCGAACGGGGCGTGGCCGAGGACGCGGTCCGGGGCAACCTCGGGGGTGACCCGCTGGGCCACCAGGCCCGCACCGGACAGGAGACCGGCTTCGCGGCGGTGACCTCCCTCGCCCGGCAGTGCACCGAGCAGTACCCGCACCTGCGGGCCCTGACGGTTGACGCGATGCCGTACCACGAGGCCGGCGGGTCGGCCGCCCAGGAACTGGGCTGCGCGCTCGCCACCGGGGTGGCCTCCCTACGGGAGCTGACCGCTGCCGGGCTCAGCGCGGCCGAGGCGTGCGCGCAGCTGGAGTTCCGCTTCGCGGCGACCGCCGACCAGTTCCTGACCATCGCCAAGCTGCGGGCTGCGCGCCGCCTGTGGGCGAGGGTGGCGGAGGTCTGCGGGGTGCCGGAGGCGGGTGCGCAGGTGCAGCACGCGGTGACGTCGCCGGTGATGATGACGCGCCGGGACCCGTGGGTGAACATGCTGCGGACGACGGTCGCGGCGCTTGCCGCCGGAGCGGGCGGCGCCGACTCCGTGACCGTGCTGCCCTTCGACCACGCGCTGGGTCTGCCGGACGCGTTCGCGCGCCGCATCGCCCGCAACACCTCGACGATCCTCATCGAGGAGTCGCACCTCGCCCGGGTGACCGACCCGGCCGGCGGCTCCTGGTACGTGGAACACCTCACGGACGAACTCGCCCGCAAGGGCTGGGAGTTCTTCCGGACGATCGAGCGGGCGGGCGGGCAGGCCGCAGCCCTGCGGTCGGGCCGGCTGGCAGAGGAGCTGTCGGACACCTGGCAGGCCCGGAGCGGCCGGCTCGCCCGGCGTCGCGAGCCCGTCACCGGTGTCAGCGAGTTCCCCCACCTCGACGAGAAGCCCCTCGTACGCGACCCCGCGCCCGGACGGCCCGCCGGTGGTCTGCCGCGCGTGCGCCGCGACGACGCGTACGAGGCCCTGCGGGCCCGGTCCGACGCCCACCTGGCCGCTGCCGGCCGCCGGCCGCGCGTCTTCCTGGCGACGATCGGCCCGGCCGCCGCGCACACGGCGCGCGCCTCCTTCGCCTCCAATCTCTTCCAGGCCGGCGGCATCGAGCCCGTCACACAGGGAACGTTTCGGGAGAGCGGCACCACCGAGGTCTGCCTCTGCTCCAGCGACGAGCTGTACGAGGAGCACGCGCAGGCCGTGGCCGAGGAGCTGCGGGCCGCCGGTGCCTCGCACGTGTTCCTCGCCGGGCGCCCCGGGCCGTACCCGGGCGTCGACACCTACGTGCACGCCGGATGCGACGCCGTCGCCGTGCTCTCCGCCGTCCTCGACCGCAGGGAAGAGTCCCGATGA